The Mycolicibacterium aurum genome segment AACCCCGACGCCAACGCCGACCTGGTCACCAGCGGGCAGCTGCCCGAGGACCGTGCGGACGGATGCCAGGCGGAGTGGGAACAGCTCGACAACGCGTGGTCGACACTGCTGGACCCGTACTTCAAGTAGCGACTAGCCGGCCGGCGCCGGCGCTGGTGCCGGCAGCGCGCCCGGGACGGGTGGCGGTGGTGGTGGCGGCGGGAGCGGGGGCGTCGTCAACAGCCGCACGATGTCGGGCTTCATCGCCTGCAGCTGCGCACCCCAGTAACCCCAGCTGTGGGTTCCGTTGGGCGGGAAATTGAAGACGGCGTTGCGGCCACCCGCGGCCAGGTACTTGTCGCGGAACTCTTTGTTGGTGCTCAGCGTGATGGTCTCCAGAGAGCCGGCACTGACATTGATGCCGAGGTCGGTGCCGGTGTCGAGATCGGACGCGATGCCGTTGCCGCAATACACCCACAGCGCAGTGCGGTTGGCGACGAGCCGGTTGATGTTGAGCATCGGGTCGGCGCGCCGCCACGCCGGCGAGCCCGACGGTCCCCACATGTCGAACGAGTCGTACCCGCCGGCGTCCTGCATCGCGATGTCGATGAGCGGCGGCCACAGCTTCTGCGACGGTGCCAGGTATCCCGACAGCGAAGCCGCGAACTTGTACTGGCGTGGGTAGTACGCCGCCATCGTCAGCGCCGCACTGCCCGACATCGACAAGCCGACAACGGCATTGCCGAACGGGTCCTGGCCGCGGTTGGCAGCCAGCCAGGTCGGAAGTTCGTTGGTGAGGAACGTCTCCCACTTGTAGGTGAGCGTGCCGTTGCGCCCCTTGGCGGGCCGGTACCAGTCGGCGTAGAAACTCGACTGGCCGCCGACGGGCATGATCACCGAGACGCCGGACTCGTGGAACCACTCGAACGCCGCGGTGTTGATGTCCCACCCGTTGAAGTCGTCCTGGGCGCGCAGGCCGTCGAGCAGCAGCACCGAATGCGGCCCGCCACCCTGGAATTCGACCCGGATGTTGCGTCCCATCGACGGGGACGGCACATCGAGCTGCTCGATCGGCAGGCCCTCGCGGGAGAAGGCCTGCGCGGGCGGGTCACCACCGACCGTCACGAGACCGGCGGCCAGGAGCACCGCAACGGCGATCCGGCTGCCGGCGCGGGCGAGTCGCTGCGAGAGGGACGTCACTTGCGCGAAGTTAACAGCGCTGCGGGCCGGGTCCGAGGGGCGCGCGGGGCAGTGACCGGGTTGTTATCGAGACGTTGCCGTGGCGATTCGAGCGCGCCCGATTCACCGAAAGGCGGCGGCCAGCGGCGATGGAGAGGACGGAGTCAGCGGGGTGGTGAGCATGACGGGCGCCTGCGCCATGAATCGCGGTGTCACGCCTCGGTGTTCGTCAGCCGCATGCACGGTGAACGGGTGCACGATGTACATGTCGCCAGGGGAGCCGGTGGCGTGGCGGACGGGCCGCCGGGAGCTCGCCGCGGCGACCAGGGCGGCGGCTTCGGCGGCGTCGAGCGCGCGCTCGTCGAGGGTGGCCGCGGTGTCGCGGTGCGAGCCCACCCTAATCCGGGTCGGCGCGTCATCGATCGTCACCTCGGACAGCAGGGTCAACAGCAGCACAGTGTGCGGCCGGCCGGTCACCGCCCAGGAGCCGTCGGGACACGGCGTGTTGAGATCGACGTGCCAGCCCCGATCGTCGACAGACGAGGGCAGCGGAAACCGGACCGGGATGTTGCCCAGTGATCCGCGCGGCAGCCAGGCGCCGGCACCGCAGATCTGATCCAGTGCGTCAGCAAGCCGCCGACTGGCCGCGATCTCGCCGAGCGGCCCGTCGCCGCTGAGGTCGGCAGCCCACAGCACCGGCTGTGTCCACGAGGCCGGGTCGTCCGACGACAAACCCAGTTGCTTCCACAGCATCGCGCGCGCCGCGTCGGCAACATCCCTCCGCACAGCGTGGTCGACTTTGAGGTATCCGTCGCGGACGAAGGCATCGATGTCGACCATGACGTCAGCGTGGCACAGATATGACGCTGCCCACCAATGGTTTTCGGGCAGAAATACCGACGGGCACGGTGTCGACCGCCGCAGCGGCCTGCACCGTGCCCGCAGGAGGTTCCGTCAGGTGTCAGGAGCTCGAGGCGGTGCCGCCGTCATTGCCGTCGTTGCCCTGGTTGCCGTCCGCGGCGCCACCGCGGCCGCCGGCGCCGCCGTTGCCACCGGTGCCGGCCTTGCCCGCACCCGGGGTCGCGTTGCCGCCGTTGCCGCCGTTGCCACCGATGCCGGTGCCCTCGGTGACGGCCGAACCGCCGTCGCCACCGGTGCCGCCGTTGCCGCCACGAGCGATTCCGCCGGAGGCGTTTCCGCCGTTGCGTCCCACGCCGCCGTTGCCGCCGATGGAGCCGCCGTCGCCGCCGTTGCCACCGCGGCCGCCGGTGGTGTTGCCGCCTTCGGTCGACGTCGCGCTGCCGCCGACGCCACCGCGGCCGCCGAGACCGGTGAGCTCGGCGCTGCCGCCGGAGCCCGCAGAGCCGCCCGTGGCGGTGCCCGCTTCCGAGGTGGCGGAACCGCCGCCGCCACCGTTGGCGGCGCGGGAGGCCAGGCGATCGCCGCCGTTGCCGCCGTTGCCGCCCACCGCTTTACCTTCCTGGTAGGCCGTGGCATTGCCGCCCTTGCCGCCGTTTCCGCTCAGATCGGGCGTGGCCCCACCGGAGACGAGGCCGTAGCCGCCGCTGCCGCCGCTGCCGCCGGTGGCGGTCTGCGAGGAGGTGCCGCCCGTCCCGTCCGCCGCACCGACCGTGGCCGCGCCGCCTGCGCCGCCCGCACCGGGGCCGAGTGCAACACCGGAATCGTCACCGGGCAAAGGCAATCCGATGTTCGCGGTGCCGCCGGTGCCACCTGCGCCGCCGGTGGCATTGCCGAACAGCGACGACGCAGCTCCGCCGGCCCCGCCGTTGCCGGCCAGGCTCGGGAAGAGGCCGGCGCCGTTGCCGCCCCGGCCGCCGGCAGCGCCGAGCGCATTGGCGTTGGCGCCCGCTGCGCTGGTGTTGTAGTCGTTACCGCCCGCTCCACCTGCACCGCCACTGCCACCGAAGAGGCCTGCGTTGCCGCCGTTGCCGCCCGCCGTCGCGGCGGAGAGCAGGGTCCCGTCCTCGTTGTACACGGCGTCCTTGCCGATGGCGCCCGCGCCGCCGCTGCCCCAGAGCAGGCCGCCGTTGCCGCCGTTGCACGCCGCACCTTCGCAACCTTCAACGGCGTCAAGGCCATTGCCGATCAGCCAGCCACCGTCGCCGATCATGGGCCGCAGGGCAATCGGGGCGGCGAGGCTCTGGACGTTCTGCTCGGATGCGCTGGTCTGGCCTCCGCAGCCGATGAGCGCGGTGGGTACGCACTGCTCGCTGGCGACCAGTTTGATCTCGGCGCCGTAGGCCGGAGTCGCCGTCGGTTCCTGGGTCGCGATGGCAGTCGCAACCAGCGCGCCGAGCCCGACCATTGCCGCGCCTGCGACCCCTGTGGTGACGTGCCGGTGTACGGAACGCACTGTCGCAGTGCGTGGTCCGGACTTCGCGTACATAAATTCCCCTTGCTCATACTGGCCTGGTCATGTGGTCAGGCGCGGTTCCTTGGCGTTTCCTGAGAAAGCAGGATCAGTGTTGGGTGGGCGGTGTCGGCGGTCAATGCCTACGTCTGAGGCTTCCGGGCCGATTTGCGGGCACACTGAGCAGGACCGTGCTGACGGTTACGTTAAAAGCACCAGGTCAGACCGTTGCAGATTCCGGCAGAAGGTGCCTGAACAGCGGAATCGGCACCCGGAAAAAATATTTCTCGGGGAAAGTTCCCGCGCGCCGCTCGAACTGCCACTGCCGGAAAGAGATTGCGAGCCGGGCGGCCTACCGCTGCCGCCCGAAGCTGAATCCCACGCAGGCGATCGCCGCGCAGCACACCATCACGGCGCCCAGCGGAGCCGCGGTATGTTCCCCGCCCAGGCTGACCAAGGGCGACACCGTTGCCGCAAGCAGGAACTGTGTGGCGCCCAGAACCGCCGATGCAGTGCCCGCGGCGCGCGGTGCAGCCGACAACGCCAGCGCGGTGGTGTTGCCGAAGACCAGTCCCATGCCCGCCACGGCGACGAACAGCGGCAGCGCCAGCCAGCCCACCGGGACGCCGAGGACTGCGAGCGCCAGCACGGCAACGCCTGCGGCCAGTATCGCGGCCAATCCGACGCCGGCGACAGCGCGAGGCTCGCGGTGCGACGTGAGCCGGGCACTGAGTGCGCTCATCAGTAGTAGCCCCGACGCATTGACCCCGAACATCGCACCGTACTGCGCAGACGACAGGCCCATCATCGTCTGGTAGATGAACGGTGACGCCGAGATGTAGGCCATCATCACTGCGAACGCGAAGCCGAACGCGATCAGGTGGCCGATGTACGTGCGGTGCAGCAGGTCCCGCAAAGGTGAACCCGTGGTGGACTTTTCGGCACGCAGCCGGGCGCGGCGCTCTTCGGTGTGCGTTTCGCGAATGACCACCAGTGTCGCGACGAGCATGGCGACGACCAGCACGAGGATCACCGCGAGCGCGCCCCG includes the following:
- a CDS encoding multidrug effflux MFS transporter, producing the protein MTSAVDARTRPESAPRITLGLLVTLALLSAVAPFATDLYLPAFPRMVDDLHTSPTNVQLTLTAFLLGLAAGQLVFGPLSDRFGRVRPLVIGATVCVAASVVAVLAPSIEVLVGARLAQGLTGAAGMVIGRAIISDLATGRAAARAFSLMMIVGGVAPIAAPLAGGFLVGPLGWRGALAVILVLVVAMLVATLVVIRETHTEERRARLRAEKSTTGSPLRDLLHRTYIGHLIAFGFAFAVMMAYISASPFIYQTMMGLSSAQYGAMFGVNASGLLLMSALSARLTSHREPRAVAGVGLAAILAAGVAVLALAVLGVPVGWLALPLFVAVAGMGLVFGNTTALALSAAPRAAGTASAVLGATQFLLAATVSPLVSLGGEHTAAPLGAVMVCCAAIACVGFSFGRQR
- a CDS encoding phytanoyl-CoA dioxygenase family protein; the protein is MVDIDAFVRDGYLKVDHAVRRDVADAARAMLWKQLGLSSDDPASWTQPVLWAADLSGDGPLGEIAASRRLADALDQICGAGAWLPRGSLGNIPVRFPLPSSVDDRGWHVDLNTPCPDGSWAVTGRPHTVLLLTLLSEVTIDDAPTRIRVGSHRDTAATLDERALDAAEAAALVAAASSRRPVRHATGSPGDMYIVHPFTVHAADEHRGVTPRFMAQAPVMLTTPLTPSSPSPLAAAFR
- a CDS encoding esterase family protein; its protein translation is MTSLSQRLARAGSRIAVAVLLAAGLVTVGGDPPAQAFSREGLPIEQLDVPSPSMGRNIRVEFQGGGPHSVLLLDGLRAQDDFNGWDINTAAFEWFHESGVSVIMPVGGQSSFYADWYRPAKGRNGTLTYKWETFLTNELPTWLAANRGQDPFGNAVVGLSMSGSAALTMAAYYPRQYKFAASLSGYLAPSQKLWPPLIDIAMQDAGGYDSFDMWGPSGSPAWRRADPMLNINRLVANRTALWVYCGNGIASDLDTGTDLGINVSAGSLETITLSTNKEFRDKYLAAGGRNAVFNFPPNGTHSWGYWGAQLQAMKPDIVRLLTTPPLPPPPPPPPVPGALPAPAPAPAG